A section of the Deltaproteobacteria bacterium genome encodes:
- the rnc gene encoding ribonuclease III: MNPELNGLSRLEKNLGVSFRHLPYLITALTHKSHSNENPGLHPEDNERQEFLGDSVLGLIISIYLYRAYPDLDEGALSKARANLVNETTLAGVARKIGIGDFLFLGKGEEQTGGREKDSLLSDALEAVIAGIYLDQGFRATYDVILKHFETLIPKVVEQKHPFDYKTTFQEACQERFGVLPEYTLCRATGPDHDRIFVMELSVKGEVLGQGSGKSKKEAQQQAARQALEHLKGKKGSGTGDSLLQKKHRPVRR, from the coding sequence ATGAACCCAGAGTTGAATGGATTATCCCGGTTGGAAAAAAACCTTGGGGTTTCTTTCCGCCACCTTCCCTACCTGATTACGGCCCTGACACACAAGTCCCACAGTAATGAAAACCCCGGCCTGCATCCGGAAGATAATGAACGGCAGGAGTTTCTGGGAGACTCCGTCCTGGGGTTGATTATCAGTATTTATCTCTATCGGGCCTACCCGGACCTGGACGAAGGTGCCCTTTCCAAGGCGCGGGCCAATCTGGTCAATGAGACCACGCTGGCCGGGGTCGCCCGGAAGATCGGGATCGGAGATTTTCTCTTCCTGGGCAAAGGGGAAGAGCAGACCGGCGGCCGGGAGAAGGATTCTCTGCTCTCCGATGCCCTGGAAGCGGTCATTGCCGGGATCTATCTGGATCAGGGATTCCGGGCGACCTATGATGTGATCCTGAAACATTTTGAGACCTTGATCCCGAAGGTTGTGGAACAGAAACATCCCTTTGATTACAAGACGACCTTTCAGGAGGCCTGTCAGGAACGGTTCGGTGTATTGCCGGAATATACCCTCTGCCGGGCGACCGGTCCCGACCATGACCGGATCTTTGTCATGGAACTTTCCGTCAAGGGGGAAGTTCTCGGTCAAGGGAGCGGCAAGAGCAAAAAGGAAGCACAGCAGCAGGCGGCTCGTCAGGCGCTGGAGCATTTGAAGGGGAAAAAGGGGAGCGGGACCGGTGATTCTTTGTTGCAAAAAAAGCATCGGCCGGTCAGAAGGTAG
- the fabF gene encoding beta-ketoacyl-ACP synthase II, with protein MRKVVITGMGVVTPLGNDLATTWDGLIHGRSGIDRITRFDPEGYPSQIAGEVKGFEIDRYIEKKEQKKMDTFIHYALAAGQMAMENSGLVIDEGNADRVGVIVGAGIGGLPAIEKYHKVLLERGPRRVTPFFIPMVIINLASGQVAIRFGARGPNSAPVTACATGTHSIGDAFRLIQRGAADAMIAGGTESTICSLAVGGFSAMKALSTRNDEPERASRPFDAERDGFVIAEGAGVVVLEEMESAKKRGAAIYAEVAGYGLSGDAYHITSPAPDGEGAARCMTMALKDAGIAPEEIDYINAHGTSTKFNDQFETMAIKKVFGDHARKVAVSSTKSMTGHLLGAAGGIEAVFSAMAIKEGILPPTVNYEVPDPECDLDYVPNEARRTRVRTVLSNSMGFGGTNGALVFRSVD; from the coding sequence ATGCGTAAAGTTGTGATCACAGGGATGGGGGTTGTGACCCCTCTGGGGAATGATCTTGCCACGACCTGGGACGGGTTGATTCACGGCCGTTCCGGGATCGACCGGATTACCCGGTTTGACCCGGAAGGATATCCTTCTCAGATTGCAGGCGAGGTCAAGGGATTCGAAATCGATCGCTATATTGAGAAAAAAGAACAGAAGAAAATGGATACCTTCATCCATTATGCCCTTGCGGCCGGCCAGATGGCGATGGAAAATTCCGGCCTGGTCATTGATGAGGGCAATGCCGACCGAGTCGGCGTGATCGTCGGCGCCGGGATCGGCGGGCTTCCCGCGATCGAGAAGTATCACAAGGTCCTCCTGGAGCGCGGCCCGCGTCGGGTGACCCCCTTCTTTATCCCCATGGTGATTATCAATCTCGCTTCAGGACAGGTGGCCATCCGTTTTGGTGCCCGGGGCCCCAATTCGGCGCCGGTCACGGCTTGTGCCACCGGGACGCACTCCATTGGGGATGCCTTCCGGTTGATCCAGCGCGGGGCGGCGGATGCCATGATCGCCGGCGGGACGGAATCGACGATCTGTTCTCTCGCCGTGGGAGGGTTCTCCGCGATGAAGGCCCTTTCCACACGGAATGATGAGCCGGAACGGGCAAGCCGGCCCTTTGATGCGGAACGGGACGGCTTCGTGATTGCGGAAGGAGCAGGTGTGGTGGTCCTCGAAGAGATGGAGTCGGCGAAAAAACGGGGGGCCGCGATTTATGCGGAAGTAGCAGGGTACGGTTTGAGCGGTGATGCGTATCATATTACCTCTCCCGCTCCCGACGGGGAAGGGGCGGCCCGTTGCATGACCATGGCCCTCAAGGACGCTGGAATCGCACCGGAAGAGATCGACTATATTAATGCCCATGGGACATCCACGAAGTTTAATGATCAGTTTGAGACCATGGCGATCAAGAAGGTCTTCGGTGATCACGCCCGGAAGGTTGCCGTCAGTTCGACGAAATCGATGACCGGCCATCTCCTTGGTGCCGCCGGTGGGATTGAAGCGGTCTTCTCGGCCATGGCGATCAAAGAGGGGATCCTGCCTCCCACGGTTAACTATGAGGTCCCCGATCCTGAATGCGATCTTGATTACGTACCCAACGAAGCGCGTCGTACCCGGGTGCGAACCGTCCTGAGTAACTCCATGGGGTTTGGGGGAACGAACGGTGCGCTGGTGTTCCGTTCTGTTGACTGA
- the acpP gene encoding acyl carrier protein, translated as MEEKVKKIIAEQLDVDAANVKPEASFVDDLGADSLDTVELVMALEEEFGIEIPDEEAEKITTVQHAVDYIKAHS; from the coding sequence ATGGAAGAAAAGGTCAAGAAGATTATTGCGGAGCAGTTGGATGTCGATGCAGCAAACGTAAAGCCGGAAGCGTCCTTTGTCGATGACCTGGGCGCCGATTCTCTCGATACGGTCGAACTGGTCATGGCCCTCGAGGAAGAGTTCGGGATCGAGATTCCCGATGAAGAGGCGGAGAAAATTACGACTGTGCAGCACGCAGTGGATTATATCAAGGCACACTCCTGA
- the fabG gene encoding 3-oxoacyl-[acyl-carrier-protein] reductase, translating to MSLQGKVALVTGSAQGIGKSIAQALSRDGADCIISDVNLEMAEKTAEEIRAVGRKAIALQANVADAEEVSEMIRKGIDEFGKIDILVNNAGITRDGLLMRMKEEDWDLVLSINLKGSFLCSKAVARPMMKQRSGRIINIASIVGAMGNAGQANYVASKAGVIGLTKTVARELASRGITCNAVAPGFIDTAMTQSLAGDVKENLYAQIPMGKLGSPEDVASAVRFLASDEAAYITGQVIHVNGGMYM from the coding sequence ATGTCACTGCAAGGAAAAGTTGCACTGGTTACCGGCTCGGCCCAGGGGATCGGTAAATCGATTGCTCAGGCCTTGAGCCGGGACGGCGCCGACTGTATTATCTCTGATGTGAACCTGGAGATGGCGGAGAAAACGGCGGAGGAGATCCGTGCCGTCGGTCGTAAGGCGATTGCCCTGCAGGCAAACGTCGCCGACGCCGAAGAGGTCTCGGAGATGATCAGAAAGGGGATTGACGAATTCGGAAAGATCGACATTCTTGTCAACAATGCGGGGATCACGAGAGACGGTCTTCTCATGCGGATGAAGGAAGAAGACTGGGACCTGGTGTTGAGCATTAATCTGAAAGGCTCCTTCCTCTGTTCGAAGGCGGTGGCCCGGCCGATGATGAAGCAGAGAAGCGGACGGATCATCAACATTGCCTCGATCGTGGGAGCAATGGGGAATGCGGGACAGGCCAACTACGTGGCCTCCAAGGCGGGGGTGATCGGCCTGACAAAAACCGTGGCCCGCGAACTCGCTTCCCGGGGAATTACCTGTAACGCGGTTGCGCCCGGCTTTATCGATACGGCCATGACGCAGTCTCTGGCGGGGGATGTGAAGGAGAATCTCTACGCACAGATCCCGATGGGCAAGTTAGGGTCCCCCGAGGATGTCGCCTCCGCCGTACGGTTTCTGGCTTCCGATGAGGCGGCCTATATTACGGGGCAGGTGATTCATGTCAATGGCGGCATGTACATGTGA